One window of Salegentibacter sp. Hel_I_6 genomic DNA carries:
- the cas2 gene encoding CRISPR-associated endonuclease Cas2, with product MDEKFSRLNQYRSMWVLVFFDLPTETRVERKAANRFRKDLLDDGFGMFQFSIYTRFCASRENADVHTKRTKKNLPKKGKVCIMQITDKQFGMIELFHGRKETAPEAPTQQLELF from the coding sequence ATGGATGAAAAATTTTCACGTTTAAACCAGTATCGAAGTATGTGGGTATTAGTATTTTTTGATCTTCCAACGGAAACCAGGGTAGAACGAAAAGCAGCGAACCGTTTTAGAAAAGACCTTCTTGATGACGGTTTTGGAATGTTCCAGTTTTCAATTTATACCAGGTTTTGCGCCAGCAGAGAAAATGCAGATGTACACACCAAACGGACCAAGAAAAACCTTCCAAAAAAAGGGAAAGTATGTATTATGCAAATAACCGATAAGCAGTTTGGGATGATTGAACTTTTTCACGGAAGAAAGGAAACCGCCCCAGAGGCTCCTACCCAACAACTTGAACTTTTCTAG
- the cas1 gene encoding type II CRISPR-associated endonuclease Cas1 produces the protein MIKRSLFFANPAYLSTKNEQLVVSFPEEGKEDKTVPIEDIGMVILENPQITLTNGLITKLIQNKAAVVNCDKQHLPCSILQPLVGHTEQTERFSAQLSASLPLKKNLWQQTISAKINNQGQHLFKRNKNHKKLVRWAGEVKSGDTENHEAVAAAHYWQNLFDIEGFTRYRHGDPPNNLLNYGYAILRAITARALISSGLLPGVGIFHHNKYNAFALADDIMEPYRIYVDDLVYEMVVTEKNIDELTTDLKSQLLKIPALDVFIDGKWSPLMVALSRTTNSLYECFANLSRRILYPVYQ, from the coding sequence ATGATCAAACGCAGCCTCTTTTTCGCCAATCCAGCTTACTTAAGCACAAAAAATGAACAGTTAGTGGTTTCTTTCCCTGAAGAAGGAAAAGAAGATAAAACAGTACCTATTGAAGATATTGGGATGGTGATTTTAGAAAACCCGCAGATTACTCTAACCAACGGACTAATAACCAAACTTATTCAGAACAAGGCTGCGGTAGTAAATTGCGATAAACAGCACTTACCCTGCTCTATTTTGCAACCCCTCGTGGGGCATACGGAACAAACAGAACGCTTTTCGGCGCAACTCAGTGCTAGTTTACCTTTAAAGAAAAATCTATGGCAGCAAACCATTAGTGCTAAAATTAATAACCAGGGGCAACACCTTTTTAAAAGAAATAAAAACCATAAAAAACTGGTGCGTTGGGCTGGAGAAGTAAAAAGCGGCGATACCGAAAATCATGAAGCCGTTGCAGCTGCTCATTATTGGCAAAATCTTTTTGATATAGAAGGATTTACCAGATATCGGCACGGAGACCCTCCTAACAATTTACTTAACTATGGGTATGCGATTCTACGAGCAATTACTGCAAGAGCGCTAATTAGTTCCGGATTATTGCCAGGTGTGGGAATCTTTCATCATAATAAATACAATGCCTTTGCCCTGGCCGATGATATTATGGAACCTTATCGCATTTATGTAGATGACCTGGTTTATGAAATGGTGGTTACGGAAAAGAATATTGACGAATTGACTACAGACTTGAAATCCCAACTTCTAAAAATTCCTGCTTTAGATGTTTTTATTGATGGAAAATGGAGTCCGCTAATGGTAGCACTTAGTAGGACGACTAATTCACTTTACGAGTGTTTTGCTAATCTAAGCCGAAGGATTCTTTATCCAGTTTACCAATAA
- the cas9 gene encoding type II CRISPR RNA-guided endonuclease Cas9 (Cas9, originally named Csn1, is the large, multifunctional signature protein of type II CRISPR/Cas systems. It is well known even to general audiences because its RNA-guided endonuclease activity has made it a popular tool for custom editing of eukaryotic genomes.), protein MKRILGLDLGTNSIGWSLIEQDFNKKEGQILGMGTRIIPMSQDILGKFDSGNSISQTAERTSYRGMRRLNERYLLRRQRLHRVLNILGFLPDHYAASIDFHNKLGQFLPGKEVKLNYILNGGSKHHFIFQNSFDEMAKDFKIKHPDLKIPYDWTLYYLRKKALKDKISKEELAWLILNFNQKRGYYQLRGEEEEIEKNQEYVSLTVKELINTGEAVKGKPLYKVIFKNGWEYDREITKIEDWEKQEREFIVTTKTNKDGSLKRTFKKVDSEQDWIAIKKKTEQNIDETNKTVGEFIYETLLKKPSQKIRGNLVKTIDRKYYKNELIKILEVQKEFHPELENKDLYKKCLNELYPRNEAHQSNIKEKDFTYLFVEDIIFYQRPLKTKKSTISNCAYEKRYFQKDGEIQEQPLKGIPKSNPFYQEFRLWQFIQNLRIYKKIALDKQKAKIDEDITNHLLPDTKSIVELFDFLNNRKEIDQNQLLKYFSDLKLIPKQKKDAPSYRWNYVEDKKYPCNTTRAEFLTRLKKLKGIQENFFDKKTENDLWHIVYSVKDKKDFEKALGTFARKKRISESKFVENFKKIAPYSNDYGAYSEKAIKKLLPLMRMGKYWNEESLKPEIKNRIEDIQERLRAINFNKDEIETVADDAYKKQVLKSFLKSENKKNPFEGLNTYQACYAVYERHSEVSEIINWQSPSDIEFYLNETFKQHQLKNPIVEQVVTETLRVVRDIWKYYGNSKADFFSEIHVELGREMKNSAEKRQRLSNQNNERENTNLRIKAVLEELQDEGVEEVKPYSPNQQEILKLYEEGVYFNAKYDQVSEDEIEAIRKKNSPTKKDILRYKLWLEQGYRSPYTGNIIPMSKLFTTDYQIEHIIPQSRFFDDSFNNKVICESAINPYPYKDNQTAYEFINNSRGCVVPELGINGKECTIFTVEEYEAHCKSYYSKNRTKLKYLLSEDIPEGFINRQLNDSRYISKFIKGLLSNILREPNEREATVKNLVPVNGAITSQLKQDWGLNDKWNEIIAPRFKRMNEITKSNDYGYWDNKINAFRTQVPKDIETGFSKKRIDHRHHALDALVIACTTKDHINYITSINTERKNHSLVKKLRKTKDIELGGKKRTVAKSYKQPWEGFTIDAKNALEEIVISFKKNIRVINRTNNKTWHWEKKNGQWKKALKFQKGNNFAIRKPLHKETVSGLIDIPTPKGKVATATRTNISDIKNHKHIDKITDKSIQKILRNHVKNYLDQNGKEDFAEAFSPKGITDLNQNIKELNSGKNHQPIYKVRQYEVGNKFSVGERGNKTDKYVEAAKGTNLFFAVYWDDKKKKRNFETIPLNEVLEHQKQMAHIPMKDKEPIPIDHTKGKFLFFLSPNDLVYIPDREDIDSDVIPENLKKEKIYKMVSSTGIQCFFIKHQVSTVIQNKVEYSALNKMEKDIEDNMIKNICWKLEIDRLGNIKKIVK, encoded by the coding sequence ATGAAACGAATATTAGGACTGGATTTGGGAACAAATTCGATTGGATGGTCACTTATAGAGCAGGATTTTAATAAAAAAGAAGGGCAAATTCTGGGCATGGGGACTCGAATAATTCCTATGAGTCAGGATATTCTTGGTAAATTTGATAGTGGTAACTCTATTTCACAAACAGCGGAGAGAACTAGTTATCGTGGAATGCGAAGACTAAATGAACGATATTTATTACGTCGGCAACGATTACATCGTGTTTTAAATATTTTAGGCTTCCTTCCAGATCACTATGCAGCATCCATTGATTTTCATAACAAATTAGGTCAGTTCCTTCCTGGAAAAGAAGTGAAGCTTAATTATATATTAAATGGCGGTTCAAAACATCATTTTATATTTCAGAATTCTTTTGATGAGATGGCAAAGGATTTTAAAATAAAACATCCTGACCTGAAAATTCCTTATGATTGGACTCTATATTATTTGCGCAAAAAAGCATTAAAAGATAAAATATCAAAAGAAGAGCTTGCTTGGTTAATTTTAAATTTTAATCAAAAACGTGGCTATTATCAGTTGCGTGGAGAGGAAGAAGAAATTGAAAAAAACCAGGAATATGTTTCTTTAACGGTGAAAGAATTAATTAATACTGGTGAAGCTGTAAAAGGAAAGCCACTTTACAAAGTTATTTTTAAAAACGGGTGGGAGTATGATCGCGAAATTACCAAAATAGAAGACTGGGAGAAGCAGGAGCGGGAATTTATTGTTACTACTAAAACTAATAAAGATGGTAGTCTTAAGCGTACATTTAAAAAAGTAGATTCTGAACAAGACTGGATTGCCATCAAAAAGAAAACAGAACAAAACATAGATGAAACTAACAAAACCGTAGGTGAATTCATTTATGAGACTCTGCTCAAAAAACCCAGTCAGAAAATACGAGGTAATTTGGTAAAAACCATTGACCGAAAATACTATAAAAATGAACTTATAAAAATCTTAGAAGTTCAAAAGGAATTTCATCCTGAATTAGAAAATAAAGATTTATATAAGAAATGCCTGAACGAGTTATATCCGCGAAATGAAGCACATCAATCAAATATTAAGGAAAAGGATTTCACCTATTTATTCGTAGAGGATATTATTTTCTATCAACGCCCCTTAAAAACCAAAAAATCTACCATTTCAAATTGCGCCTATGAGAAAAGGTATTTCCAAAAAGACGGAGAAATTCAAGAACAACCATTAAAGGGAATTCCTAAATCTAATCCATTTTATCAAGAATTTCGATTATGGCAGTTTATTCAAAACCTCAGAATTTATAAGAAAATTGCTTTAGATAAGCAAAAGGCAAAGATTGACGAAGACATCACAAACCACTTATTACCCGATACCAAATCTATAGTTGAGTTATTTGATTTTTTGAACAATAGAAAAGAAATAGACCAAAACCAATTACTGAAATATTTTTCAGATTTAAAGTTAATCCCTAAACAAAAGAAAGATGCCCCCTCCTACCGATGGAATTATGTGGAGGACAAAAAATATCCCTGCAATACGACGCGAGCCGAATTTTTGACAAGATTAAAAAAACTTAAAGGCATACAAGAAAACTTCTTTGATAAAAAAACTGAAAATGATTTATGGCATATTGTTTACTCGGTAAAAGACAAAAAAGATTTCGAAAAAGCTTTAGGCACTTTTGCTAGAAAAAAGCGAATTTCAGAATCGAAATTTGTCGAAAATTTCAAGAAAATAGCTCCTTATTCAAATGATTACGGAGCTTATTCAGAAAAAGCTATTAAAAAACTTTTACCGCTAATGCGGATGGGAAAATATTGGAATGAGGAATCTCTAAAACCTGAAATTAAAAATCGGATAGAGGATATTCAGGAGCGATTGAGAGCTATTAATTTTAATAAAGATGAAATTGAGACAGTTGCAGATGATGCCTATAAAAAACAAGTACTAAAAAGCTTTCTCAAGTCTGAAAATAAAAAAAATCCTTTTGAAGGTTTAAATACTTATCAAGCCTGTTATGCTGTTTACGAGCGGCATTCAGAAGTTTCTGAAATAATCAATTGGCAATCACCATCAGACATCGAATTTTATTTAAACGAAACCTTTAAGCAACATCAACTTAAAAATCCAATTGTTGAGCAAGTTGTTACTGAAACTTTAAGGGTTGTTAGGGATATTTGGAAATATTACGGTAATAGTAAAGCTGATTTTTTCTCTGAAATCCATGTCGAATTAGGTCGAGAAATGAAAAATTCAGCTGAAAAAAGGCAACGATTAAGCAATCAAAATAACGAACGGGAGAATACAAACCTGCGTATAAAAGCGGTTCTAGAAGAACTACAAGATGAAGGTGTTGAAGAAGTAAAACCTTATTCCCCCAACCAACAAGAAATTCTAAAATTATATGAAGAAGGTGTTTATTTTAACGCCAAATACGATCAGGTAAGTGAAGATGAAATTGAAGCGATAAGGAAAAAGAACTCGCCAACCAAGAAAGATATTTTACGCTATAAATTATGGTTAGAACAGGGGTATCGTTCACCATATACGGGAAATATAATTCCAATGAGTAAACTATTCACTACAGATTATCAAATTGAACATATAATTCCGCAATCACGTTTCTTTGATGATTCTTTTAATAATAAAGTTATTTGTGAAAGTGCTATTAACCCCTATCCTTATAAAGATAATCAGACCGCATATGAGTTTATAAATAACAGCCGAGGATGTGTTGTGCCGGAATTAGGAATAAACGGCAAAGAATGTACAATTTTCACAGTAGAAGAATATGAAGCCCATTGTAAAAGCTATTATAGCAAAAATCGAACAAAGTTAAAGTACCTGTTGAGCGAGGATATTCCAGAAGGTTTTATTAATCGGCAACTAAATGATAGCCGATATATAAGCAAATTTATAAAAGGTTTATTAAGCAATATTCTAAGAGAACCCAACGAAAGAGAAGCTACAGTAAAGAACCTAGTACCGGTAAATGGAGCTATAACCAGTCAACTTAAACAAGATTGGGGGCTAAACGATAAATGGAATGAAATTATCGCTCCGCGCTTTAAACGTATGAACGAAATTACAAAATCTAACGACTACGGCTATTGGGATAATAAAATTAATGCTTTTAGAACACAAGTTCCTAAGGATATTGAAACAGGCTTCAGCAAAAAACGCATAGATCACCGTCACCACGCCTTAGATGCTTTAGTAATTGCCTGCACAACGAAAGATCATATTAATTATATCACCTCAATTAACACCGAACGTAAAAACCACAGTTTAGTGAAAAAATTACGCAAAACTAAAGATATAGAATTAGGTGGTAAAAAACGGACCGTTGCAAAATCTTACAAACAGCCCTGGGAAGGCTTTACAATAGATGCCAAAAATGCTCTGGAAGAAATTGTCATAAGCTTTAAAAAGAATATCCGGGTAATAAATCGAACCAACAACAAAACCTGGCATTGGGAAAAGAAAAATGGACAGTGGAAAAAAGCTTTAAAATTTCAAAAGGGAAATAATTTTGCTATTAGAAAACCACTTCACAAAGAAACTGTTTCCGGATTAATTGATATCCCCACTCCCAAAGGAAAAGTGGCTACTGCCACACGGACGAATATTTCAGATATAAAAAACCACAAACATATAGATAAAATTACTGATAAGAGCATACAAAAAATTCTAAGGAACCATGTCAAAAACTATCTAGATCAAAATGGGAAGGAAGATTTCGCAGAAGCATTCAGTCCTAAAGGAATTACTGATTTGAATCAAAATATAAAAGAATTAAACAGCGGTAAAAATCACCAGCCCATTTATAAGGTAAGACAATATGAAGTAGGTAATAAATTTAGTGTAGGGGAACGAGGTAATAAAACAGATAAGTATGTAGAAGCTGCAAAAGGAACAAATCTTTTCTTTGCGGTTTATTGGGACGATAAGAAGAAAAAGCGAAACTTTGAAACCATCCCTTTAAACGAGGTTTTAGAGCATCAAAAACAAATGGCTCACATCCCGATGAAGGACAAAGAACCAATACCTATAGATCATACAAAAGGCAAATTTTTATTCTTCCTATCGCCGAATGATCTGGTTTATATTCCTGATAGAGAGGATATAGATTCAGACGTCATCCCTGAGAATCTAAAAAAAGAGAAAATCTATAAAATGGTAAGCAGTACTGGAATTCAATGTTTTTTTATTAAACATCAAGTTTCTACTGTAATTCAAAATAAAGTGGAGTATTCCGCATTAAACAAGATGGAAAAAGATATTGAAGATAATATGATTAAAAATATCTGCTGGAAACTCGAAATTGATCGTTTGGGGAATATTAAAAAGATCGTCAAATGA
- a CDS encoding type II toxin-antitoxin system HipA family toxin, with protein sequence MAKNTILNVKLFDREIGKLGYDLDQRKSFFQYNPEFLETNQLQNIFPYIIKRIKPVQVFSEYEGNTFKGLPPAIADSLPDMFGNIIFKEWFEANNKDKAKLTPLEQLTYVANRGMGALEYEPAQDIPKTSAIDLEEIVNVLKQVIDQKEQTSERKFDNLALLNIFKMGTSAGGARPKLLISENIETGEISPGDIVSSKDYKHYLVKLSLNEGNYNKEVIEYAYYKMASAAGITMMPSKLINDKHFTTLRYDRQNGTKQHVLTASGLTGWDFQKPDNSSYENLFKLALDLKVPYNEIQELYKRLVFNLVFANIDDHLKNHSFIYDKNSDKWNLAPAYDLTYPLNVDFNYHKISRALSINNKRDNIQLKDLLGLAEEFSIKNPKGIIEKVQEQISEWQQISEELNIPAYVVEKISKEFKNFI encoded by the coding sequence GATAGGGAGATTGGAAAGTTAGGTTACGATTTGGATCAGCGGAAAAGTTTCTTTCAGTATAATCCAGAGTTTTTAGAAACAAATCAATTACAAAACATTTTCCCGTATATCATTAAACGAATAAAACCTGTTCAGGTATTCTCCGAATATGAAGGAAATACTTTTAAAGGATTACCTCCGGCCATAGCAGATTCCCTTCCAGATATGTTTGGAAATATTATTTTCAAGGAATGGTTTGAAGCTAATAACAAAGATAAGGCAAAACTCACCCCACTGGAGCAGTTAACCTATGTAGCCAATCGTGGAATGGGTGCTCTGGAATATGAACCTGCCCAAGATATTCCCAAAACTTCAGCAATTGACCTTGAAGAAATAGTTAATGTACTCAAACAGGTAATTGATCAAAAAGAGCAAACTTCAGAAAGGAAGTTTGATAATCTCGCGTTGCTCAATATTTTTAAAATGGGCACCTCTGCCGGTGGAGCCAGACCGAAACTTTTAATTTCAGAAAACATTGAAACAGGAGAGATAAGTCCGGGGGATATTGTTTCCTCTAAAGATTACAAGCATTACCTGGTAAAGCTTTCTTTAAACGAAGGTAATTATAATAAAGAAGTTATAGAATATGCTTACTACAAGATGGCTAGCGCTGCAGGAATAACAATGATGCCTTCTAAACTTATCAACGATAAACATTTCACCACGCTGAGATATGATAGGCAAAATGGAACAAAACAACACGTTTTAACCGCAAGCGGTTTGACCGGATGGGACTTTCAAAAACCAGACAACTCATCTTATGAAAATCTTTTCAAATTAGCACTGGACTTAAAAGTACCATACAATGAGATTCAGGAACTTTATAAGCGATTGGTTTTCAATTTGGTCTTTGCTAATATTGATGATCACTTAAAAAATCATTCTTTTATTTATGATAAAAATTCTGACAAATGGAACCTGGCTCCAGCTTATGATCTCACTTACCCCTTAAACGTAGATTTCAATTATCATAAAATCAGCCGTGCGTTGTCTATTAATAATAAACGTGATAATATCCAGCTAAAGGATCTACTTGGGTTGGCAGAAGAATTTTCGATTAAAAATCCGAAAGGTATTATAGAGAAAGTCCAGGAGCAGATTTCTGAATGGCAGCAAATATCAGAAGAGCTTAATATTCCTGCATACGTCGTGGAGAAAATTTCAAAAGAATTCAAAAATTTTATTTAA